From a single Enterobacteriaceae endosymbiont of Donacia bicoloricornis genomic region:
- the mreC gene encoding rod shape-determining protein MreC, producing the protein MKLIFNKKPIFRSRIIITIIISIIIIITDIYSDYLIELRYSITNRISPIYFFLNKPFFLYKKTLNYFKENNLLQKKNKYLYNKILKQNIKLYSLQKIKYDNINLRNILQLSILKKKKNILAEIIPVYFPRHKDIIFINKGLKDNITPGTVVLNDKGVVGQIITSTNKSSQVSLICNKKIFLPVQIKNSDIKFIISGNGCTKNLQSEYISTDIILNKGDILVTSGLDELYPIGYPVGVITEIFFDKRKNFNIAYVKPFFQIEKIKYLILLINSK; encoded by the coding sequence ATGAAATTAATTTTTAACAAAAAACCTATTTTTAGATCAAGAATAATTATTACTATAATAATTTCTATTATAATTATAATTACAGATATATATTCTGATTATTTAATAGAATTAAGGTATTCTATTACTAATAGAATTAGTCCAATTTATTTTTTTTTAAATAAACCATTTTTTTTATATAAAAAAACATTAAATTATTTTAAAGAAAATAATTTATTACAAAAAAAAAATAAATATTTATATAATAAAATATTAAAACAAAATATTAAGTTGTATAGTTTACAAAAAATTAAATATGATAACATCAATCTAAGAAATATTTTACAATTATCTATTTTAAAGAAAAAAAAAAATATTTTGGCTGAAATAATACCTGTCTATTTCCCTAGACATAAAGATATAATATTTATTAATAAAGGATTAAAAGATAATATAACTCCAGGAACAGTAGTTCTTAATGATAAAGGTGTTGTAGGCCAAATAATAACGAGTACTAATAAAAGTAGTCAAGTTTCATTAATTTGTAATAAAAAAATTTTTTTACCAGTACAAATTAAAAACAGCGATATTAAATTTATAATTAGTGGTAATGGATGTACAAAAAATTTACAATCAGAATATATATCTACAGATATTATCCTTAATAAAGGAGATATATTAGTTACATCTGGATTAGACGAACTATATCCTATAGGATATCCAGTAGGTGTTATCACTGAAATATTTTTTGATAAAAGAAAAAATTTTAATATAGCTTATGTAAAACCATTTTTTCAAATAGAAAAAATAAAATATTTAATATTATTAATAAATTCAAAATAA
- the mreD gene encoding rod shape-determining protein MreD codes for MKNYFLRLFIYMTFIISLFLQVLFTKNSNIILQIPWLILILIYWILKYPYIINIITSFFIGLLIDFFTDYILGVHSLLLCIVTYILLYNHKLILNLNIFYKFLLIIYISLIRNIIVYYINNIHSSYQELFLQSIINSFIWIIIYYKMGKFYDKYREYFFS; via the coding sequence ATGAAAAATTATTTCTTAAGATTATTTATTTATATGACTTTTATAATATCATTATTTTTACAAGTTTTATTCACTAAAAATAGTAATATTATTTTACAGATACCTTGGTTAATATTAATTTTAATTTATTGGATTTTAAAATATCCATATATAATTAATATTATTACAAGTTTTTTTATAGGATTATTAATCGATTTTTTTACTGATTATATATTAGGAGTACACAGTTTACTATTATGTATAGTAACATATATTTTATTATATAATCATAAATTAATATTAAATTTAAATATATTCTATAAATTTTTACTAATTATATATATTTCTTTAATAAGAAATATTATTGTTTATTATATAAATAATATACATTCTTCTTATCAAGAATTATTTTTACAAAGTATTATTAATAGTTTTATATGGATTATTATTTATTATAAAATGGGAAAGTTTTATGATAAATATCGAGAATATTTTTTTTCATAA
- a CDS encoding TusE/DsrC/DsvC family sulfur relay protein produces the protein MNMSLYQKKYSSWNEKIAVKIAFSENIILTANHWKVIHILRFLFFKYKIIPNLRILINTLKKKYNNTYWDSIILFQLFPNGILKQALNIAGLPKNNICL, from the coding sequence ATGAATATGTCTTTATATCAAAAAAAATATTCTTCATGGAATGAAAAAATAGCAGTAAAAATTGCATTTTCAGAAAATATTATATTAACTGCAAATCATTGGAAAGTAATACATATATTAAGATTTTTATTTTTTAAATATAAAATAATTCCTAATTTACGTATATTAATTAATACTTTAAAAAAGAAATATAATAATACTTATTGGGATAGTATTATCCTTTTTCAATTATTTCCTAATGGAATTTTAAAACAAGCTTTAAATATTGCCGGGTTACCAAAAAATAATATATGTTTATAA
- the rsmI gene encoding 16S rRNA (cytidine(1402)-2'-O)-methyltransferase: MKNNNLKLGYLYIIATPIGNFNDISKRALITLNKVDYILAEDTRKIGILLKFFNIKKKIYSYYEYNEKKKINFFLKKINQGYNIALVSDAGTPLINDPGYRIVQLCRTKYINIKIIPIPGPCAAILALSISGLPTNRFCYEGFLPHKKNKRIKRLNELKLENRTLILYESTHRILKCLYDIKKIFGKDRYIVFIKELTKKWESIYGNNISNLIKWLKLDVNRLKGEIVLVIKGYKESINSKDQLSPKVIQTFLKLKKELSIKKAIKITSDIFSIKKNLLYKFYIKKNTNYNNNKVE; encoded by the coding sequence ATGAAAAATAATAATTTAAAATTAGGTTATTTATATATTATTGCTACACCTATAGGTAATTTTAATGATATAAGTAAAAGAGCTTTAATTACCTTAAATAAGGTTGATTATATTTTAGCCGAAGATACAAGAAAAATAGGAATATTATTAAAATTTTTTAATATAAAAAAAAAAATATATTCATATTATGAATATAACGAAAAAAAAAAAATAAATTTTTTTTTAAAAAAAATTAACCAAGGATATAATATTGCATTAGTTTCTGATGCAGGAACTCCATTAATAAATGATCCTGGATATAGGATTGTTCAATTATGTCGTACAAAATATATCAATATAAAAATTATTCCTATTCCAGGACCATGCGCAGCTATTTTAGCATTATCTATTTCAGGATTACCAACAAATAGATTTTGTTATGAAGGTTTTTTACCTCATAAAAAAAATAAAAGAATTAAAAGATTAAATGAATTAAAATTAGAAAATAGAACATTAATTCTTTATGAATCAACACATAGAATATTAAAATGTTTATATGATATAAAAAAAATTTTTGGTAAAGATAGATATATAGTTTTTATAAAAGAATTAACAAAAAAATGGGAAAGTATATATGGAAATAATATATCTAATTTAATTAAATGGCTAAAATTAGATGTAAATAGACTTAAAGGAGAGATAGTATTAGTTATTAAAGGATATAAAGAATCTATTAATAGTAAAGATCAATTATCTCCTAAAGTAATTCAAACATTTTTAAAACTAAAAAAAGAATTATCAATAAAAAAAGCAATAAAAATAACTTCTGATATTTTTTCCATTAAAAAAAATTTATTATATAAATTTTATATAAAAAAAAATACTAATTATAATAATAATAAGGTAGAATAA
- the folD gene encoding bifunctional methylenetetrahydrofolate dehydrogenase/methenyltetrahydrofolate cyclohydrolase FolD, producing the protein MNAKIINGNIIAEKIYFKIRKKIKNIFLKKKRKPGLGVILIGNNPASKIYVKNKLKMCEKLGIFYTKYNLSENTNENKIIEIINFLNKNKYIDGILIQLPLPKKINKIKILEKINPLKDVDGFHPYNIGRLCQRVPLLRPCTSLGILKILKYYNINICGLNAVIVGASNIVGRPIAMELLLNRCTITVTHRFTKNLYHHIKYADLLIVAIGKPNFIPGHWIKIGAIVIDVGINKIDNNQIVGDIDFNLAKKRASYITPVPGGVGPITVAILMQNILYAYEKA; encoded by the coding sequence ATGAATGCTAAAATCATTAATGGCAATATTATTGCAGAAAAAATATATTTTAAAATTCGTAAAAAAATAAAAAATATTTTTTTAAAAAAAAAAAGAAAACCTGGTTTAGGTGTAATTTTAATAGGAAATAATCCTGCATCAAAAATTTATGTTAAAAACAAATTAAAAATGTGTGAAAAATTAGGTATTTTTTATACCAAATATAATCTATCTGAAAATACTAATGAAAATAAAATAATTGAAATTATTAATTTTTTAAACAAAAATAAATATATTGATGGTATTTTAATCCAATTACCTTTACCTAAAAAAATAAATAAAATTAAAATTTTAGAAAAAATAAACCCATTAAAAGATGTTGATGGTTTTCATCCTTATAATATTGGACGTTTATGTCAAAGAGTTCCTTTATTACGTCCTTGTACATCTTTAGGGATATTAAAAATATTAAAATATTATAATATTAATATATGTGGTCTTAATGCAGTAATTGTGGGAGCTTCTAATATAGTTGGAAGACCAATAGCTATGGAATTATTATTAAATAGATGTACTATTACTGTTACACACCGTTTTACAAAAAATCTATATCATCATATTAAGTATGCTGATTTATTAATAGTAGCTATTGGAAAACCAAATTTTATACCAGGTCATTGGATTAAGATAGGTGCTATTGTAATTGATGTTGGTATTAATAAAATTGATAATAATCAAATTGTAGGTGATATAGATTTTAATTTAGCAAAAAAAAGAGCTTCTTATATTACTCCTGTGCCTGGAGGAGTTGGTCCAATTACAGTAGCAATTTTAATGCAAAATATTTTATATGCTTATGAAAAAGCATAA
- the gltX gene encoding glutamate--tRNA ligase, with protein MKIITRFAPSPTGYLHIGNIRTALYSWLFAKKNKGQFILRIENTDFKRSKKIFIKNIINTLKWLNIDWDKGPFLQSERMVRYNNIINIMLNEGKAYKCFCSKEELEQNKQKQILNKEKIKYNGKCRNKKLKNNIQLPYTVRLRVPKKNTCATFIDTIRGQIIVDNNELDDFIIRRSDGIPTYNFCVVIDDWDMKITHVIRGEEHINNTPKQIHIINAIGAYIPIYTHVSIIKDKSGKKISKRDGNFNILKYKENGYLPIALLNYILRLGWSYGNKEIFSLEEMQKLFNLKNLSKSSSIFDINKLNWFNKYYLSKFSENDIIDYLKKFCTKNSININNGPKLKNLYQIFHKRCNTLKEINNLCFIFYKNPNYQNNLLIRNYLNIDTKIILEIFKKKIIHIKIWSIESINNIFKKILLKLNISYKKAAMTLRLAITGIKNTPPINYIIYLMGREKIIYHINNAINFI; from the coding sequence ATGAAAATAATAACTAGATTTGCACCAAGTCCAACTGGTTACCTACATATAGGTAATATACGTACTGCTTTATATTCATGGTTATTTGCTAAAAAAAATAAAGGTCAATTTATCTTAAGAATTGAAAATACTGATTTTAAAAGATCAAAAAAAATTTTTATTAAAAATATTATTAATACTTTAAAATGGTTAAATATTGATTGGGATAAAGGTCCATTTTTACAAAGTGAAAGAATGGTAAGATATAATAATATAATAAATATTATGCTAAATGAAGGGAAAGCTTATAAATGTTTTTGTTCTAAAGAAGAATTAGAACAAAATAAACAAAAACAAATTCTTAATAAAGAAAAAATTAAATATAATGGTAAATGTCGTAACAAGAAATTAAAAAATAATATACAATTACCTTATACTGTAAGATTACGTGTTCCTAAAAAAAATACATGTGCTACATTTATAGATACAATTAGAGGTCAAATAATAGTTGATAATAATGAATTAGATGATTTCATAATTAGAAGATCAGATGGAATTCCAACCTATAATTTTTGTGTAGTTATAGATGATTGGGATATGAAAATAACTCATGTTATTAGAGGTGAAGAACATATTAATAATACACCAAAACAAATACACATTATTAATGCTATTGGAGCATATATTCCTATATATACACATGTTTCTATAATTAAAGATAAATCAGGAAAAAAAATTTCTAAAAGAGATGGTAATTTTAATATTTTAAAATATAAAGAAAATGGTTATTTACCTATTGCGTTATTAAATTATATTTTACGTTTAGGATGGTCTTACGGAAATAAAGAAATTTTTTCATTAGAAGAAATGCAAAAATTATTTAATTTAAAAAATTTAAGTAAATCATCTAGTATTTTTGATATAAATAAACTTAATTGGTTTAATAAATATTATTTAAGTAAATTTTCAGAAAATGATATTATTGATTATTTAAAAAAATTTTGTACTAAAAATAGTATTAATATTAATAATGGTCCTAAATTAAAAAACTTATATCAAATTTTTCATAAAAGATGTAATACTTTAAAAGAAATAAATAATTTATGTTTTATTTTTTATAAAAATCCTAATTATCAAAATAATTTATTAATTAGAAATTACTTAAATATAGATACCAAAATAATTTTAGAAATATTTAAAAAAAAAATAATCCATATCAAAATATGGTCTATAGAATCTATTAATAATATTTTCAAAAAAATATTATTAAAATTAAATATTTCTTATAAAAAAGCAGCTATGACTTTACGTTTAGCTATTACTGGAATAAAAAATACCCCTCCTATTAATTATATAATTTATTTAATGGGAAGAGAAAAAATTATTTATCATATTAATAATGCAATAAATTTTATTTAA
- the hspQ gene encoding heat shock protein HspQ: MITSKFGIGQQVRHKLLGFLGVIVDIDPEYSLHDPKINEVAESKKLRNKPWYHVVMEDDNGQPIHTYLSEVQLSSEPLDNEHSENSSLDELSAAIKKQLITPRLRN, translated from the coding sequence ATGATTACCAGTAAATTTGGTATTGGTCAACAAGTAAGACATAAATTATTAGGTTTTTTAGGAGTTATAGTTGATATTGATCCTGAATATTCTTTACATGATCCTAAAATTAATGAAGTTGCAGAAAGTAAAAAATTACGTAATAAACCTTGGTATCATGTAGTAATGGAGGATGATAATGGTCAACCAATACATACCTATTTATCAGAAGTTCAATTATCCAGTGAACCTCTTGACAATGAACATTCAGAAAACTCATCTTTAGATGAGTTATCAGCTGCTATAAAAAAGCAACTAATAACACCTAGATTAAGAAATTAA
- the alr gene encoding alanine racemase, which produces MVRPICAIINSNALKNNLKIIKKIAYKSKVWAVLKADAYGHGIKNIYSVIKYDSDGFAILTLDEAIILRKNGCIKPILLLEGFFNREELYLIYKYFLTITIHNKWQLNNLIKFKSKYPINIYIKINTGMNRLGFPIKDVIPIINIIKKKINVYNITLMTHFADASKNSSFVKKQINNIKNIINIYHNFSYSFANSAAILWHSYSYYDWIRTGIILYGASPTGVWEDIAKKKIQPVMTLKSKIISIQKIYPGDIIGYNCQYYTNTKNRIGIIACGYADGYPRNINHNKTYVLIKGIKTLILGSISMDMIVVDLNNIPTAKIGSSVELWGENIKIDDIAKSSNTIGYELMCSVSKRVPRILK; this is translated from the coding sequence ATGGTAAGACCAATTTGTGCTATTATAAATAGCAATGCATTAAAAAATAATTTAAAAATAATAAAAAAAATTGCATATAAATCTAAAGTTTGGGCTGTATTAAAAGCAGATGCTTATGGACATGGTATTAAAAATATTTATTCTGTAATAAAATATGACAGTGATGGTTTTGCTATTTTAACATTAGATGAAGCTATAATTTTAAGAAAAAATGGTTGTATTAAACCAATTCTTTTACTAGAAGGTTTTTTTAATAGAGAGGAATTATATTTAATTTATAAATATTTTTTAACTATTACAATACATAATAAATGGCAACTTAATAATTTAATTAAATTCAAATCAAAATACCCTATTAATATATATATAAAAATTAATACTGGAATGAATAGATTAGGATTTCCTATAAAAGATGTTATTCCAATAATAAATATTATTAAAAAAAAAATTAATGTTTATAACATAACTTTAATGACTCATTTTGCTGATGCATCTAAAAATTCTTCTTTTGTTAAAAAACAAATAAATAATATTAAAAATATTATTAATATTTATCATAATTTTTCATACTCATTTGCTAATTCAGCAGCAATATTATGGCATTCATATAGTTATTATGATTGGATAAGAACTGGTATAATTTTATATGGTGCTTCACCTACAGGTGTTTGGGAAGATATTGCTAAAAAAAAAATACAACCAGTAATGACATTAAAAAGTAAAATAATATCTATTCAAAAAATATATCCAGGAGATATTATAGGATATAATTGTCAATATTATACAAATACAAAAAATAGAATAGGAATTATTGCATGTGGATATGCTGATGGTTATCCTAGAAATATTAATCATAATAAAACATATGTTTTAATTAAAGGTATTAAAACATTAATATTAGGTAGTATATCTATGGATATGATAGTAGTAGATTTAAATAATATCCCTACAGCTAAAATAGGAAGTTCAGTTGAATTATGGGGAGAAAATATTAAAATTGATGATATAGCTAAGTCTTCTAATACTATCGGATATGAATTAATGTGTTCTGTTTCAAAAAGAGTACCTAGAATTTTAAAATAA
- the metG gene encoding methionine--tRNA ligase, with protein MLLKKKILVTCAFPYSNGSIHLGHILEHIQADIWVRYQRMCGNKIFFICADDAHGTPVMLKAQQLNISPENLINKIYNEHIIDLKKFNISYDNYYTTHSRENFFFAKLIFNRLKKRNFIKKRIIQQLYDFVHNIFLPDRFIKGSCPNCKSINQYGDHCENCGTTYSSIDLINPISVLSNTTPILCNSEHFFFDLPQFSNFLKKWIYSGVLNKKIKNKICEWFTLGLKKWDITRDSPYFGFKIPKSFNKYFYVWLDAPIGYISTFKNLCDNKKINFYEWWKKDSDTELYHFIGKDIIYFHSLFWPAILEGSNFRKPTKLFVHGHVTLNGLKMSKSKGNFITAKKWLNFMDSDSLRYYYASKLSHNINDIDFNFSDFIFKINGDIVNKIVNLASRNAYFINNYFNDNLAKNIDMSLYLKFVKKSEVIHEYFIQGKFNDVIKQIIILSDKANYYIDKYKPWLLIKNNFKRKEVHNICSMGINMFRLIMIYLKPIMPILSKKTELFLKNKLCLKNIKLPLINTKISKFKPLFVRININNLNKIIKK; from the coding sequence ATGTTATTAAAAAAAAAAATATTAGTTACATGTGCTTTTCCTTATTCTAATGGTAGTATTCATTTAGGTCATATTTTAGAACATATACAAGCAGATATTTGGGTTCGATATCAGCGAATGTGTGGAAATAAAATATTTTTTATTTGTGCTGATGATGCACATGGTACTCCTGTCATGCTTAAAGCTCAGCAATTAAATATAAGTCCAGAAAATTTAATTAATAAAATATATAATGAACATATTATAGATTTAAAAAAATTTAATATTAGTTATGATAACTACTATACTACACATAGTAGGGAAAACTTTTTTTTTGCTAAATTAATTTTTAATCGTTTAAAAAAACGAAATTTTATTAAAAAAAGAATTATTCAACAATTATATGATTTTGTTCATAATATTTTTTTACCTGATAGATTTATAAAAGGATCATGTCCTAATTGTAAATCTATAAACCAATATGGAGATCACTGTGAAAATTGTGGTACTACTTATTCTTCTATAGATTTAATTAATCCAATTTCTGTTTTATCTAATACTACTCCTATATTATGTAATTCTGAACATTTTTTTTTTGATCTACCTCAATTTAGTAATTTTTTAAAAAAATGGATTTATTCTGGTGTTTTAAATAAAAAAATAAAAAATAAAATATGTGAATGGTTTACTTTAGGTTTAAAAAAATGGGATATTACAAGAGATAGTCCATATTTTGGTTTTAAAATACCTAAATCTTTTAATAAATATTTCTATGTATGGTTAGATGCACCAATAGGTTATATAAGTACTTTTAAAAATTTATGTGATAATAAAAAAATTAATTTTTATGAATGGTGGAAAAAAGATTCAGATACAGAATTATATCATTTTATTGGAAAAGATATTATTTATTTTCATAGTTTATTTTGGCCTGCAATATTAGAAGGAAGTAATTTTAGAAAACCTACTAAATTATTTGTTCATGGTCATGTAACATTAAATGGATTAAAAATGTCAAAATCAAAAGGTAATTTTATTACTGCAAAAAAATGGTTAAATTTTATGGATTCTGATAGTTTACGTTATTATTATGCTTCTAAATTATCACATAATATTAATGATATTGATTTTAATTTTTCTGATTTCATTTTTAAAATAAATGGAGATATCGTAAATAAAATTGTTAATTTAGCTTCAAGAAATGCATATTTTATTAATAATTATTTTAATGATAATTTAGCTAAAAATATTGATATGTCTCTATATTTAAAATTTGTTAAAAAATCTGAGGTTATTCATGAATATTTTATACAAGGTAAATTTAATGATGTTATTAAACAAATAATAATTTTATCAGATAAAGCTAATTATTATATAGATAAATATAAACCATGGTTATTAATTAAAAATAATTTTAAAAGAAAAGAAGTTCATAATATTTGTTCTATGGGAATTAATATGTTTCGTTTAATAATGATATATTTAAAACCAATTATGCCTATTTTATCTAAAAAAACGGAATTATTTTTAAAAAATAAATTATGTTTAAAAAATATTAAATTGCCTTTAATTAATACAAAAATTAGTAAATTTAAACCTTTGTTTGTTAGAATAAATATAAATAATTTAAACAAAATAATAAAAAAATAA
- a CDS encoding metal-dependent hydrolase: MTIKGHIIFTITSSILIQHFIFSKILYHDDWWRIIPVSIITCLLPDIDNPKSILGRKIKILSYLVNKIFGHRGFTHSLLSILVFGFIIFSINLKLNNIFDVKLGLIIGYCSHIVADILTPFGVPLLWPYKKKFRLPLITKKLLNEDIFCYLYLIFSLYLLYPICNNIIIKLFY, from the coding sequence ATGACAATTAAAGGACATATAATATTTACAATAACTAGTAGTATTTTAATACAACATTTTATTTTTTCCAAGATCCTATATCATGATGATTGGTGGCGTATTATTCCTGTTTCAATAATTACATGTTTATTACCAGATATTGATAATCCTAAATCTATATTAGGACGTAAAATAAAAATCTTATCTTATTTAGTTAATAAAATATTTGGACATAGAGGATTTACGCATAGTTTATTATCTATTTTAGTTTTTGGATTTATTATTTTTTCTATTAATTTAAAATTAAATAATATTTTTGATGTTAAATTAGGGTTAATTATTGGTTATTGTAGTCATATTGTTGCTGATATATTAACTCCATTTGGAGTGCCATTATTATGGCCTTATAAAAAAAAATTTAGATTACCACTTATTACAAAAAAATTACTTAATGAAGATATTTTTTGCTATTTATATTTAATATTTTCTTTATATTTATTGTATCCTATTTGTAATAATATTATAATTAAGCTCTTTTATTAA